A portion of the Fulvia fulva chromosome 1, complete sequence genome contains these proteins:
- a CDS encoding 40S ribosomal protein S15, which yields MADNEYNAEEAAELKRKRAFRKFSYRGIDLDELLDLSSEQLRDVVHARARRRFNRGLKRKPMGLIKKLRKAKQEAKPNEKPDLVKTHLRNMIIVPEMIGSVVGVYSGKEFNQVEVKPEMVGHYLGEFSISYKPVKHGRPGIGATHSSRFIPLK from the exons ATGGCCGACAACGAATAC AACGCCGAGGAGGCCGCTG AGCTGAAGAGAAAGAGAGCGTTCCGCAAGTTCTCCTACCGCGGCATTGACCTCGATGA GCTCCTCGACCTCTCCTCCGAGCAGCTCCGCGATGTCGTCCACGCCCGTGCCCGCAGACGCTTCAACCGCGGTCTCAAGCGCAAGCCCATGGGCCTGATCAAGAAGCTCCGCAAGGCCAAGCAGGAGGCCAAGCCAAACGAGAAGCCAGACCTCGTCAAGACCCACCTCCGTAACATGATCATCGTCCCAGAGATGATCGGCTCCGTCGTCGGTGTCTACTCGGGAAAAGAGTTCAACCAGGTGGAAGTCAAGCCAGAGATGGTTGGTCACTACCTCGGTGAATTCTCAATCTCTTA CAAGCCAGTCAAGCACGGTCGTCCAGGTATCGGTGCTACCCACTCTTCGCGTTTCATTCCGTTGAAGTAG
- a CDS encoding DNA-directed RNA polymerase II subunit rpb7, with amino-acid sequence MFFIAHRERELTMHPSFFDSGASEKIKEQLHSDLEGTIEGTLMIIQIIEIDEVSEPMLVPGTGMAKYTVSYRALVWRPFRGEVVDGLVTSVVSNGFFVDVGGMSVFVAKAMIPANLKFTVEGSTPSFTDNSEQNIEKDTQVRVRIKGIRGEIGQMFAIGSIREDYLGPLLQ; translated from the exons ATGTTCTTCATTGCGCACCGAGAGCGTGAGCTCACTATGCATCCTTCCTTCTTCGACAGCGGCGCAAGCGAGAAGATCAAGGAGCAATTACACAGCGATCTGGAAGGTACAATCGAGGGCACTCTCATGATCATCCAGATCATCGAGATCGACGAGGTGAGCGAACCGATGCTGGTCCCGGGCACAGGCATGGCAAAATACACAGTATCGTACCGAGCGCTAGTATGGCGGCCGTTCCGAGGAGAGGTAGTGGACGGGCTGGTCACCAGTGTGGTGAGCAACGGCTTCTTTGTGGACGTTGGCGGCATGAGCGTCTTCGTGGCCAAGGCG ATGATACCTGCCAACCTGAAGTTCACAGTGGAAGGCTCGACTCCCTCCTTCACTGATAACTCGGAGCAGAATATCGAGAAGGACACCCAAGTACGAGTGCGGATAAAAGGTATTCGTGGTGAGATTGGGCAGATGTTCGCCATTGGCAGCATCAGAGAAGATTATCTAGG TCCATTACTGCAATGA
- a CDS encoding putative dipeptidyl-aminopeptidase B, with protein MARSDMDESQPLTTSGEARASHEEMGRPSASSASTTSFVLEHASDTAATRAKEALYSDGPHEGTEEMDVEEHMAWQRPVKPADRAFRRVLYILIAVGLVGWVAALFLFLGQDRHIPHSSRPHDPHATSTTGNGKKITLEQVLHGEWSPTRHSLNWVAGPDGEDGLLLERGSIGRDYLVVEDVRYRGQDLSVQRQHSTTLMKTGFFVVNGMSVSVDEAWPSPDHKHVLVQSSYQSNWRHSNTGLYWIFDVATQTGQPLDPVKPDERVQLATWSPDSKTVVFTRNNNMFIRHLDRTAADPITSDGGKDLFYGIPDWVYEEEVLAEGAATWWSGDGKFVAFFRTDESSVPTFPVQYFFRSPTGKKKKAGEENYPDVRHIKYPKAGAPMSVVSLMFYDVGRAEVFTVPVSNDFADNDRLITEVVWAGETGKVLIRSTNRESDVLKMILVDAVERTGKTVRERDVQKLDGGWAEISHTTTFVPADSSNGRLHDGYIDTIVHENFDHLAYFTPLDNPEPKMLTSGDWEVVQGPSAVDTIQNVVYFIGTKHGSTQRHLYTCTLKDGPNSVKHVTNVDEIGYYSASFSTLTQFMLLSYQGPGIPWQKVQATPTNKGGLQEFTIEDNKALGELAKRTELPVEIYSTINVDGFDLNIVERRPPHFNEKKKYPVLFQLYNGPGFQNVDRKFSVDFQSYVASNLGYIVVTLDGLGTGYKGRKQRTIVRDNIGYWEAYSQIEAAKIWKAKKYVDEERMAIWGWSYGGFMALKTIETDAGNTFKYGMAVAPVTDWRYYDSIYTERYMHTPQNNPEGYENATITNITGLAANVRFLVMHGVSDDNVHFQNTLSLLDRLDMANVRNYDVHVFPDSDHSIYFHNANSIVYGKLRDWLVNAFNGEWLRVVDPSPLRAYEGLP; from the coding sequence ATGGCTCGCAGCGACATGGACGAGTCGCAACCTCTCACTACATCAGGCGAAGCGAGAGCATCACACGAAGAAATGGGCCGACCTTCAGCCTCCTCCGCGTCGACCACGTCCTTCGTGCTGGAGCACGCATCGGACACAGCAGCCACGAGGGCCAAGGAGGCATTGTACTCGGACGGGCCGCACGAGGGCACAGAAGAGATGGATGTGGAAGAGCACATGGCCTGGCAGCGACCAGTCAAGCCAGCAGACCGCGCCTTTCGACGCGTCTTGTACATCCTGATCGCAGTTGGTTTGGTCGGCTGGGTAGCGGCCCTGTTCTTGTTTCTGGGCCAGGACAGACACATACCACACTCATCTCGCCCGCACGACCCGCATGCTACCAGCACCACCGGCAATGGCAAGAAGATCACATTAGAGCAAGTGTTGCATGGCGAATGGTCTCCGACAAGACACTCTTTGAATTGGGTAGCTGGGCCCGATGGAGAGGATGGCTTACTGCTGGAACGAGGAAGCATTGGCCGCGACTACTTGGTGGTGGAAGACGTGCGATACCGAGGCCAGGATCTTTCAGTGCAACGGCAGCACAGCACGACGTTGATGAAGACTGGCTTCTTCGTGGTCAACGGCATGTCAGTCTCTGTTGACGAGGCATGGCCAAGTCCTGATCACAAGCATGTGCTCGTCCAGAGCAGCTATCAGAGCAATTGGAGACATAGCAACACTGGTTTGTACTGGATCTTCGATGTTGCCACACAGACTGGTCAGCCACTGGATCCAGTGAAGCCTGATGAGCGCGTACAGCTTGCAACTTGGAGCCCAGACAGCAAAACAGTAGTCTTCACTCGAAACAATAACATGTTCATCAGGCACCTTGACCGGACCGCAGCCGATCCGATCACGTCTGATGGTGGCAAAGACTTGTTCTACGGCATTCCTGACTGGGTGTACGAAGAAGAAGTGCTCGCAGAGGGAGCTGCTACTTGGTGGAGTGGAGATGGCAAATTCGTGGCCTTCTTCCGGACAGACGAGAGCAGCGTCCCGACCTTTCCTGTCCAATACTTCTTCCGCAGTCCTACCGgaaagaagaagaaggcaggAGAAGAGAATTATCCTGATGTTCGACACATCAAGTACCCGAAAGCTGGCGCCCCAATGTCTGTCGTCAGCCTGATGTTTTACGATGTTGGAAGAGCAGAGGTATTCACAGTGCCTGTTAGCAACGACTTTGCAGATAACGACCGCCTCATCACTGAAGTTGTTTGGGCGGGTGAGACTGGCAAAGTCCTCATCAGGTCTACCAATCGAGAAAGTGATGTCCTCAAAATGATTTTGGTGGATGCTGTTGAGCGCACCGGCAAGACCGTACGCGAGAGAGACGTACAAAAGCTTGACGGCGGCTGGGCAGAGATCTCTCACACCACTACGTTCGTTCCTGCCGATTCCAGCAACGGCCGCTTGCACGACGGCTATATCGATACCATTGTTCACGAGAACTTCGACCATCTGGCATATTTCACACCTCTGGACAACCCAGAACCCAAGATGCTAACTTCTGGAGACTGGGAAGTGGTTCAGGGTCCTTCTGCTGTTGACACCATCCAAAACGTCGTCTACTTCATCGGCACCAAGCATGGAAGTACCCAGAGGCACCTCTATACCTGCACATTAAAGGATGGACCGAACAGTGTCAAGCACGTCACTAACGTCGATGAGATCGGCTACTACTCCGCTTCCTTCTCTACCTTAACCCAATTCATGTTGCTGTCATATCAAGGTCCCGGTATTCCATGGCAGAAGGTACAGGCCACTCCAACCAATAAAGGAGGACTTCAGGAGTTCACCATTGAAGACAACAAAGCTCTCGGCGAGCTGGCCAAGAGGACTGAGCTGCCGGTTGAGATTTACTCGACTATCAACGTGGACGGATTTGATCTCAACATCGTGGAACGACGTCCACCACACTTCAACGAGAAGAAAAAGTATCCAGTCCTATTTCAACTGTACAACGGTCCTGGCTTTCAGAATGTGGATCGCAAGTTCTCTGTCGACTTTCAATCATATGTTGCGAGCAACTTGGGTTACATCGTCGTCACCCTCGATGGCTTAGGAACTGGCTACAAAGGGCGTAAGCAGAGGACGATTGTCCGCGACAACATTGGCTACTGGGAAGCATATTCTCAGATTGAGGCCGCGAAGATCTGGAAGGCAAAGAAGTACGTCGATGAGGAGCGTATGGCCATCTGGGGCTGGAGCTATGGCGGCTTCATGGCTCTGAAGACAATCGAGACCGATGCTGGCAACACCTTCAAGTATGGCATGGCTGTCGCACCTGTCACAGACTGGCGCTACTACGACTCGATCTACACCGAGCGCTACATGCATACGCCACAGAACAACCCAGAAGGCTACGAGAACGCCACCATCACGAACATCACAGGGCTGGCGGCTAACGTGCGATTTCTGGTGATGCACGGTGTCAGTGACGACAATGTCCACTTCCAGAACACGCTTTCGCTACTGGACAGGCTCGACATGGCCAATGTGCGGAACTACGATGTGCACGTCTTTCCAGACAGCGACCACAGCATTTATTTTCACAACGCGAACTCTATTGTGTATGGAAAGCTAAGGGACTGGCTGGTCAATGCCTTCAATGGAGAATGGTTGAGAGTAGTGGACCCGAGTCCGCTGCGTGCATACGAGGGATTGCCTTGA
- a CDS encoding 60S acidic ribosomal protein P2 — protein MKHLAAYLLLQLGGNASPSAEDIKGVLSAVGIEAEDERLTQLLSELEGKDINELISEGSTKLASVPSGGAGGAAAPAAGAAAGGAAAEEAPAAAKEEEKEESDEDMGFGLFD, from the exons ATGAAGCACCTAGCAGCATACCTCCTCCTCCAGCTCGGCGGCAACGCCTCTCCATCCGCCGAGGACATCAAGGGCGTTCTCAGCGCTGTCGGCATCGAGGCTGAGGATGAGCGTCTCACCCAGCTCCTCTCTGAGCTCGAGGGCAAGGACATCAACGAG CTGATCTCCGAGGGTTCCACCAAGCTTGCATCCGTCCCATCTGGTGGCGCTGGTGGTGCTGCTGCCCCAGCTGCTGGTGCCGCCGCTGGTGGTGCCGCTGCTGAGGAGGCTCCAGCTGCCGCTAAGGAAGAGGAGAAGGAGGAGTCTGATGAGGACATGGGCTTCGGTCTCTTCGACTAA